In Clupea harengus chromosome 12, Ch_v2.0.2, whole genome shotgun sequence, the sequence AGCTTTTACAGGTGTGCATGTAGGTGGGTGTGGTTGACAAATCATTCATCCAGCTTCACAGAATCCAGTATGGTCTGTGCTTCTTTGTATTCCTCTGCTTCTGCAAGATCCTCTTCGCCTTCCTATGGAAAACAGGAAAGATATTCACAAAACAGCTCCAGGACAAATTGACACCAATGTTACTTTTTCAAACGGATGTAATTAGGAATAGGCTCAGCTTTTGATTGGTACTCATATGTCTCTGGATGAATTGGTCAATCGTAAATAGCAAAAAATTGTAAAACACAGTCTTAACTCAGTGGGGTGTTAATAGtcattaaccccccccccccccattgttcAGGTCATTCAGCCTAAGGCCACGTTTCGGGAGCCACTGAACACTTTGACACTTGATGAGGAGTCGTCGGGATCGAaatagcaaccttccgattgctaaACGACTCCTCCTAAGACATGAGAGAGGGTACACTTTAGTCTATAGCTACCAAGAAAAAAAGCGTATTTGCCATCAGGGACAGGAAGGTGTCTTCCACTGTTCCACTGATTCTGATCTTTTGCACTCATGGGAAAAGCAAGCTCCACCCCTGGCGAAATACTTCCTGTTTTtggcatgctttttttttacaaactctTCCAAATTCCATCTACAGAATGGATGGGCAAGTGCTTTAGACTTGGCACAGGGAATGTCAAGATAAATGTGTTCAGCTCAGATTCCAGAAGGTTCGGCGTGAACCAGTGGATGCACAAGCCCGACAGTGAAGCATGGAGGTTGGACAACCTGTACATGGACCTGTGTACCCAATGACCCACGTACCCCGTGTCTGCGAAAataaaacaaccatgtgctctGTCTGAAAACAAATCACTGACAAATTTGGTGATTGGAGAGTTTGTCCGAGAAGTAGCAAAACCCACTTCGATCAAATCCAAAATGGCAGAAAATCCAACACAGAGTAAATTGACGTCAGGGTGCGTTGAACTTGATGTGACCCAAAGAATCCAGTGATGTCTCATTTTGGAATTTGACTCATACGGTATAAAAGTTGTGTCAATGTACCTCCAACTTTGACCCATTGGTGGTGCTAGAGTACTTAAGTCGCACACAGAAAAGTTGCTGAAGTGAATCAGTGTGccaaatttaattttttttatttaattttacaaGGGCTGCCATACTCTGGCCAAAAGAAGTAGATGATGATGGCGCATAaaaggaaaaggtagaaacacaatgggtgccaaccaacacacagacacagacacacacacacacagagccgtcTTGCTCACTCTTTAATCTATGATGGCAACCATGCAAACTATCGAACACCATCCTTGTCCGTGATTCTGCCACGCGCCTTGGAGTTCTTTGTCTCCGCCTTGTCCAATATTTTCATATAATGGAACACCTCGACATCCATTATCCCTTATATAAAGTATAAAATGGCtgtaagagtatgtgtgtgtgtgtgtgtgtgtgtgtgagagagtatgtgtgtgtgtgtgtgtgtgtgtgtgtgtgagagagtatgtatgtgtgcgagtatgtgtgtgcgagtgtgtgtgtgtgtgtgagagagtatgtgtgtgtgtgtgtgtgtgagagagagtatgtgtgtgtgtgtgtgtggtgtgtgtgtgtgtgtgtgtgtgtgtgtgtgtactcacaagTAACTGCAGAAGATCGGCGTGTGCTATAGTCAGGCGTCGGTGGCAGTCGGGAACCATCATGCGACATTCCTGTAGCACCTCAATCTGTGTGTTAGAGCagaaggcaaacacacaggaagGTGTCATCGCAGAGAATGACATCATCAATCACTTGGTAGCATCCACATGTAACAAgtcaaagacattttttttttctagtgaACATGCGAGCGACCGAGGCGGCCACCCCATGTCTAGGGAGGTGCACCATTGGATAAGGTGGTGGTGAGGGAGGAAGTGGTTGCTATGCTGGTTGTTAGGATAGTAATGGTGGTTGCTCGGTTGGCGTTATGGTGTTGGTTTCTGGGATGTTGCTAGGGTAACTGATGTGGTTGCTAGGGTAGTCATGATGGTTGCAAGTTTAGCATTATGGTAGTGTTTGCTAGGGTGTTGCTGGGGTAACTAATGTGGTTGCTAGGATGTTGCTAGGGTAGTCATGGCGGTTGCTATAATCATTGAAGTTGTTGCTAAAATTGTTGCTGGGGTAGTCATGATGGTTGCAAGGTTAGCATTATGGTAGTGTTTGCTAGGGTGTTGCTGGGGTAGTCATGGTACAAGTTCAGACCCAAAAAgataaactgagagagagaaactgcagGATATTTTTAACCTgagccctatttttagatctttttgggtctgAACTTGTATCATGAGACTTTATATTCATGTGTATGGGATGAGCATGGCAAATAGAatgaagatatatatatatagagagagagagagagagatattctaatatacatctctctctctatatatatatatatatatatagagagagagagagagagagagagagagagagatgtatattAAAGATGTATATTcatctatacatatatatatatatacacactgtatATCTTTATTCTAAtatacatatctctctctctcatatatatatatatatatatatatatatatcttcatTCTATTTGCCATGCTCATCCCATACACATGAATATAAAgtctcatgaatattcatgttATATTTACAAGCAGAAAATCTCCAACCTGTTTCTTAATCACATATTCATCTCCGGCTTCTGCTTTCATACGCTCaatcttctcctcctgctgtttGGCCTCCTTGATGTAGTGGACCTTCTCTTTGGCAAGTCTGTCAACAAAATCAGTAAATCCATTAACTTGGTGCTACCCTGACAGTTGTATTTCATTCAGGCCGTCCAGCTTTTAAATTTCACTtaaaaatattatatatatatatatttcctcaTAGTATTTCAAATATTTATGATTCATTTGCTACCATACTGTATGTtggcacaaaacacattttcatcatcAAATTTGTCATTTTAAAAATACACCACTTCAACACAGCATATTCACAAAACCTTGTTTTTGGCAGAAAAGGggaatgcacacaaacacatttttaatatttgaattgtAAGAATGCAAACACCATATGATTTAGTCAAAACGCAGGACCACACATTTGGCATTTATACTATACAATTTCAGAGTGGCGATTAAAGGGATTTGGGATCTCACAGAAACTCACGTGATTTTAGAGCTAAATAAATATGGAAGTAGACCATTGTCGTTTGCTAGATGCACTTGCGTGTGCTATGTTTTGCACCAAAGCACCATTTCAACACTTAGGATAGCATACATTTAGCATACATTTTTTGTTTCCAACTCATCTGGCCTGTACCATCAACTGCGAAAAAACATGGTGACATTACAATATGCCCCCTTCATGTGGCGGAACGGAACCGTCACcttttttgtttcttcattCCATCTTTAGCTGAAAGTTTTTGGCTCACTGCTCAAGACCAAGCAGGAAGAGCAACGAGTAGTGGAGCAGGTGAGGCAGGAAGAGCTTCATACGCAAAAATGGTTCTCTTATAACTAACTTCTATTGAGGTATGAAGTCCTATAGTATGTTTGTCATTAGATTTGATATTCGGCATCAAACCAATACGaatacactcaaacatacagaGAAAGCTCTCCCAATCCTAGCCACACCCACTGGTCCCCCTTTTGATAGcaaaatacatacagtaaatcGGGCCGACTTTTTATAGTACTGTAGTGTCTGTAAGCTACATTTGGGTTAAGGTCCCAAATAAGGTGTATCTTACTAATACATTGACAATTTGAAATTGTCAACAGGTAGGTGCCTAcattcaattcaactcaattgTATTGATTTAAGGAACCTGTGTCCCCTGAATCATTCCAGATGATGTTATCTAGCGCAAAATTAACGGTTGCCTGGTTCGCGAGGCAAACAAGTGGAGGCAACCATTTCATTACCCCAGGTTGCTCTGTGTGGCAACCGCATTTTCACAGTACTTTTATGAGGCACCTACTACAGATACGGAATCTGTCGGTGCACTACCATGACGTTAAATACAATTGGATAGGAACAGGAATCAAACCCAGGTCTACAGCTCTAAAGTTAGGAATGATCACCACTTGGCCACCGATGCTGCAGTCACAATGGGGCACATTCTATCAATGACCTATGGACATGGATCCGTAGCAACAGCGGCAATCTTATCACCAGGTATGCTAGAGATTTTTTATATAAGACAGCATTTAACATAACATAATGAACATGATTTATGATGTCCAAGAGGAAGAGGCTAGAAA encodes:
- the tbca gene encoding tubulin-specific chaperone A, with the protein product MADPRIRQMKIKTGVVKRLAKEKVHYIKEAKQQEEKIERMKAEAGDEYVIKKQIEVLQECRMMVPDCHRRLTIAHADLLQLLEGEEDLAEAEEYKEAQTILDSVKLDE